A window from Peromyscus eremicus chromosome 1, PerEre_H2_v1, whole genome shotgun sequence encodes these proteins:
- the LOC131902633 gene encoding olfactory receptor 6E1-like: MEVSAPISTANRSSVLEFLLLGVTDKRGLQLLLFGVLLVTYTLTLLGNLLIVTLTLADRRLHTPMYFFLRHFSLLEVGFTSTVSPQLLAHLLAARGAISRHRCFAQMILYFTLGAVEALLLAVMSTDRFLAICWPLRYPALMTPRVCSSLVLACWAVTLLALPGLFAWMLSLPFCGPRVLNHFFCDSSPLLELVCADTRLLQLVAFLVAVCTLLIATLITTLSYGCIISTILRLPAAGARSKAFSTCSSHILVVSMSYGSCIIMYLNPTQTGRLNLNKGIAFFNTTVSPLLNPFIYCLRNQLVHRVCRDLLLRGRELSSKIFRA, encoded by the coding sequence ATGGAGGTGTCTGCGCCCATCTCCACCGCCAACCgctcctcagtgctggagttcCTGCTTCTGGGGGTCACCGACAAGCGCGGgctccagctcctcctcttcGGGGTCCTTCTGGTCACCTACACGCTGACCTTGCTGGGGAATCTGCTCATCGTCACCCTCACCTTGGCGGACCGCCGCCTGCACACCCCGATGTACTTCTTCCTGCGCCACTTTTCGCTGCTGGAGGTGGGTTTCACGTCCACTGTGTCTCCACAGTTGCTGGCACATCTGTTGGCGGCGCGCGGGGCTATCTCCCGCCACCGCTGCTTTGCTCAGATGATTCTCTACTTCACCCTGGGCGCAGTGGAGGCCCTGCTGCTGGCCGTGATGTCCACCGACCGCTTTCTGGCCATCTGCTGGCCCCTGCGCTACCCTGCGCTCATGACGCCCCGCGTCTGCTCCTCCTTGGTGCTGGCCTGCTGGGCAGTCACCCTCCTGGCCCTGCCTGGGCTGTTTGCCTGGATGTTATCTCTCCCTTTCTGTGGCCCGCGAGTCCTCAATCACTTCTTCTGCGACAGCTCCCCTTTGCTGGAGCTGGTATGTGCAGAcaccaggcttctgcagctggtGGCCTTCCTGGTGGCTGTGTGCACCCTGCTCATTGCTACATTGATCACAACCTTGTCTTATGGCTGCATCATCAGCACCATCCTGCGCCTGCCTGCAGCTGGGGCTCGCAGCAAGGCCTTCTCCACCTGTTCTTCCCACATCCTGGTGGTGTCGATGAGCTATGGGAGCTGCATCATCATGTATCTGAACCCCACACAGACAGGGAGGCTGAACCTCAACAAAGGAATAGCTTTCTTCAACACGACAGTGTCACCCCTGCTGAACCCTTTCATCTACTGCCTCAGGAACCAACTGGTCCACAGAGTGTGCAGGGACTTGCTGCTCAGGGGAAGGGAGCTTTCTTCCAAGATATTCAGAGCATAA
- the LOC131902634 gene encoding olfactory receptor 6E1-like encodes MEVSAPIPTANRSSVLEFLLLGVTDKRGLQLLLFGVLLVTYTLTLLGNLLIVTLTLADRRLHTPMYFFLRHFSLLEVGFTSTVSPQLMAHLLAARRAISRHRCFAQMILYFTLGAVETLLLAVMSTDRFLAICWPLRYPALMTPRVCSSLVLACWAVTLLALPGLFAWMLSLPFCGPRVLNHFFCDSSPLLELVCADTRLLQLVAFLVAVCTLLIATLITTLSYGCIISTILRLPAAGGRSKAFSTCSSHILVVSLTYGSCIIMYLNPTQTGRLDLNKGIAFFNTTVSPLLNPFIYCLRNQLVHRVCRDLLLRSRDLSSKIFRA; translated from the coding sequence ATGGAGGTCTCTGCGCCCATCCCCACGGCCAACCgctcctcagtgctggagttcCTGCTTCTGGGGGTCACCGACAAGCGCGGgctccagctcctcctcttcGGGGTCCTTCTGGTCACCTACACGCTGACCTTGCTGGGGAATCTGCTCATCGTCACCCTCACCTTGGCAGACCGCCGCCTGCACACCCCGATGTACTTCTTCCTGCGCCACTTTTCGCTGCTGGAGGTGGGTTTCACATCCACTGTGTCACCACAGTTGATGGCACATCTGTTGGCGGCGCGCAGGGCCATCTCCCGCCACCGCTGCTTTGCGCAGATGATCCTCTACTTCACCCTGGGCGCTGTGGAGACCCTGCTGCTGGCCGTGATGTCCACCGACCGCTTTCTAGCCATCTGCTGGCCCCTGCGCTACCCTGCGCTCATGACGCCCCGCGTCTGCTCCTCCTTGGTGCTGGCCTGCTGGGCAGTCACCCTCCTGGCCCTGCCTGGGCTGTTTGCCTGGATGTTATCTCTCCCTTTCTGTGGCCCGCGAGTCCTCAATCACTTCTTCTGCGACAGCTCCCCTTTGCTGGAGCTGGTGTGTGCAGAcaccaggcttctgcagctggtGGCCTTCCTGGTGGCTGTGTGCACCCTGCTCATTGCTACATTGATCACAACCTTGTCTTATGGCTGCATCATCAGCACCATCCTGCGCCTGCCTGCAGCTGGGGGCCGAAGCAAGGCCTTCTCCACCTGTTCTTCCCACATCCTGGTGGTATCTCTCACGTATGGGAGCTGCATTATCATGTACCTGAACCCCACACAGACAGGGAGGCTGGACCTCAACAAAGGAATAGCTTTCTTCAACACGACAGTGTCACCCCTGCTGAACCCTTTCATCTACTGCCTTAGGAACCAACTGGTCCACAGAGTGTGCAGGGATTTGCTGCTCAGGAGTAGGGATCTTTCTTCCAAGATATTCAGAGCATAA